The following nucleotide sequence is from Methanolinea sp..
GTCAAGCCGATGGTCGCCGGTGCAACCCCGAACCGGAGTGCAAGCCCCTCCGCACCCCGGACCGCGATAGAGGCACCCTTCAGGAGAAGGGCAAGGCCAATGATAAACAGGACCAGGGGGATAATCATGCGACCTCGTTCTCCTGCAGATGCAGCCTGGCGCCCGCAGTTGTTCTTATTTGTATGCAGAATACCATAAAAAGAGGGGTAACTGTTCAGCTAATTGGGTCGTAATTAAATCCTGATAGATTAGATCTCAAAGTCGAATCGGTGACTGAAACACCGATAGATCGCTATATTATGAGATAATATAAGTTATTCAAGGAAAATGGCTTTATAGCGGGCATTCACTTTCGTATCATTGTTGTCGACCCGGGTGAAGGGCCGGAGGTGCTCCTCAACCCGGAGATCTGTTGGATCAGCGACCGGAATTCCTGGTTCTGGGAGTCATACATCTGCAGCCCTTCCCATTTTGTGATGGCGGGCTGAAGCAATCAGGGTTTGCTACCGGACTCGTGATGGTGGAGAAGCGGTACTCGGCACGATGGATCAGGGGATCCCTGCTGTCAGCCGGCATGAACTGGATCATCTTGCGGGCACCTTGATAACCGGAACGTAATCAGCCGTGAGACTCACGATCGCGATCCGGACCGGTCCGATTGATGTGCCGGGAACCATCCCATACTTCGCACAACCCTTAACTGGGCCCATTGTCCATACTGATGATCAGAAGAGCACCCATGTCACGCCACCGGCACAAGCTCTCGAAGAAGGCCGGGCTGCCTCCCGGAACGCTCCACCTGGACGGAAAACCCATGACCGGGCCGATCCGGATTACGGTCATCGATTACGATGCAGATCATGTTGAAGAGCGGAGAGTCATGACAATCGAGGAATGTTTCCCCTACCGCGATACGTCAACGGTCACCTGGATCAATATCGATGGTCTTGCCAACACAGAGGTGATCGAGAAGATCGGGCGATATTTTCTTATCCACCCGCTCATCCTTGAAGACCTTCTCAACACAGACCAGCGGCCGAAGATGGAAGACCTGGAAGACTACCTCTACCTCAACCTCAAGATGTTGATGCTCCCTGAAGCGACTGGGGAAATAAAGGGCGAACACGTCTCGCTCATCATCGGAAAAAATTATCTCATGTCGTTCCAAGAAGACGTCGGGGACGTATTCGACCCGGTCCGGGAGCGGATCAGGAAAGAAGGAGGGCGCGTGAGAAAGAATGGATCGGATTATCTTGCCTATGCCCTCATCGACAATATCGTTGATAATTACTTTGTTGTGATGGAAAAGATCGAAGAACGGGTAGAGTCGCTTGAAGAGGAGCTGGTTGTCAACGCTACCAGGGATTCGCTGCCGAGGATCAACCGCCTGAAGAAGGACATGGTCTTCCTAAGAAAAGCTGTCTGGCCGCTTCGCGAGATGATCCTTGCCCTTGAACGATCTGATTCCCCGCTGATAAGGGAGGATACCCGCATCTATCTGCGGGATGTGTATGACCATGCAATACAGGTGATCGACACGCTCGAGACATTCCGGGACATGGTCTCAGGAATGATCGATATCTACCTGTCCAGCCTCTCGTACAAGATGAACGAGATCATGAAGGTTCTCACCCTTATTGCAACCATTTTCATCCCCCTTACCTTTGTGGCCGGTGTTTATGGTATGAACTTCCGGTACATGCCTGAACTGCATTGGGAATACGGCTACTATGCAGTGCTGGGGATCATGATTGCGATTGTAGTGATCATGCTCGCGTACTTCCGGAAACGGCAATGGATCTGAGCGGCGGCAGGCGCAGAGTCCGGGGTATAATTCATCCTGATTTTCCTCGCAATCCAGAGACAGCCTTATCCAGCCCCAGCGATGTTACTGATGTTTCTCCAATGACGGAGTTGCTGTGACTTTCCCGCGTTGCCTGCAGCCCGGCTCATCATAAAAAAGTCATTTGGTGCTAAACAGCCCACGAGTGTTGCACAGATAAGTATGAGATTACTATCCCGATGATGGAGAAAAAGATACCAGAGATGAACAGGCAGATTGTGATATGGGCCTGAATCCTGTACTTGTTGGGCATGTGGAATGACAGTCCTCGGCTATCAATTTATATCTTTTTCATGTTGGATATGATAAGAAAAGCACCGCGTGAATCTCCGGGATT
It contains:
- the corA gene encoding magnesium/cobalt transporter CorA, whose product is MSRHRHKLSKKAGLPPGTLHLDGKPMTGPIRITVIDYDADHVEERRVMTIEECFPYRDTSTVTWINIDGLANTEVIEKIGRYFLIHPLILEDLLNTDQRPKMEDLEDYLYLNLKMLMLPEATGEIKGEHVSLIIGKNYLMSFQEDVGDVFDPVRERIRKEGGRVRKNGSDYLAYALIDNIVDNYFVVMEKIEERVESLEEELVVNATRDSLPRINRLKKDMVFLRKAVWPLREMILALERSDSPLIREDTRIYLRDVYDHAIQVIDTLETFRDMVSGMIDIYLSSLSYKMNEIMKVLTLIATIFIPLTFVAGVYGMNFRYMPELHWEYGYYAVLGIMIAIVVIMLAYFRKRQWI